One region of Mangifera indica cultivar Alphonso chromosome 3, CATAS_Mindica_2.1, whole genome shotgun sequence genomic DNA includes:
- the LOC123212067 gene encoding kinesin-like protein KIN-14J isoform X1 gives MALRQNGNFDHSNGTHGVNDEQKEYSESMVEGNGLSIVVEWLNDMIPHLSLPPEASEEELRTCLIDGTVLCHILNKLCPGLVDVGVSSEPGPAKVHQFLAAMDELGLPRFEPSVLEQGYMKPVLQCLIILRASFDSYDEEDNIQNHSRKKWSVPRVDLIEGTDCFRGSVGTYDISDLKISELINSRSLDNASTKSLFSVVNQILDERIERKNGDVPQHVACLLREVVQLIEKRMAIQAQNFKNQNNLYRACEEKYQLRIRVLETLAMASTEENRIVVNQLGQLKADKTKMEEKEKLEEQNVLRLKKERDHSSIEISALKQELEMEKKTHILHCLKLEAQVEDTKVESDRKLKELECLLIDSKKKVKELESFSESKYQRWKKKESTYQNFIDYQFAAIQDIRVAFESIKHEVLKTKGSYAEEFNHLGLNLKGLADAAENYHSVLAENRKLYSEVQDLKGNIRVYCRIRPFLPGQTKKQTTLEFVGDNGELVVSNPVRQGKDTHRLFKFNKVFGPEATQEEVFLDTQPLIRSVLDGYNVCIFAYGQTGSGKTYTMSGPCIASREDWGVNYRAVNDLFQISQSRKNCIIYDVGVQMVEIYNEQVRDLLSSDGPQKRLGIWSTTQPNGLAVPEASMHSVKSTTDVLELMNIGLMNRAVGATALNERSSRSHSVLTVHVYGTDVKSGATLRGNLHLIDLAGSERLDRSEATGDRLKEAQHINKSLSALGDVIFALAQRSPHVPYRNSKLTQVLQSSLGGQAKTLMFVQLNPDAESYSETISTLKFAERVSGVELGAAKSNKEGRDVKELMEQVSSLKDTIAKKDEEIEHLRVKANNANSAKQLMSSLRHSSSSPSPRRKSVGSPLLSRRLSMGKGLGVTDKAASDMDNSSEFSDKHSDGSSHHSMEDCKGQKISPSQSKLAVEDSSQNVTEDLELLGFGEADSEERLSDISDGGLSMGTETDGSTSVVEFTLFPETAKPAVKSDNTEKPSCPSSLPKPLPNRKVVQLRPSCLSLTKATKASSSRILTSVKKPTPSSSSTRFPKRWQ, from the exons ATGGCTCTCAGGCAAAATGGAAATTTTGACCATTCAAATGGAACTCATGGAGTAAATGATGAACAAAAAGAATATTCTGAGAGCATGGTTGAAG GTAATGGGCTATCAATTGTAGTGGAGTGGTTAAATGATATGATTCCTCATTTGAGTTTGCCACCGGAGGCTTCAGAGGAGGAATTGAGAACATGCTTGATTGATGGAACAGTCTTGTGTCATATCTTGAACAAGCTATGCCCCGGTTTAGTTGATGTG GGGGTCAGTAGTGAGCCGGGTCCTGCAAAAGTCCACCAGTTTCTGGCAGCTATGGATGAGTTGGGATTACCCAGGTTTGAACCATCAGTGCTAGAACAG GGATATATGAAGCCAGTTTTGCAGTGCCTTATAATACTTAGGGCAAGTTTTGATTCCTACGATGAGGAAGACAACATCCAAAATCATTCAAGAAAGAAGTGGAGTGTTCCAAGGGTAGATCTTATAGAGGGAACTGACTGCTTTAGAGGGAGTGTAGGAACATATG ATATTTCTGATTTGAAGATTTCGGAACTCATAAATTCAAGGAGTTTAGAT AATGCCTCAACTAAATCACTGTTCAGTGTTGTGAATCAAATTCTGGATGAACGCATTGAAAGAAAGAATGGGGATGTACCTCAA CATGTGGCATGTCTGCTGAGAGAGGTTGTGCAACTCATTGAAAAACGAATGGCAATTCAAGCacagaattttaaaaat CAAAACAATCTTTACAGGGCTTGTGAGGAAAAGTACCAATTAAGAATCAGAGTGCTTGAGACCCTGGCAATGGCGTCTACTGAAGAGAATCGG ATTGTTGTAAATCAACTTGGGCAACTAAAG GCTGACAAAACCAAAATGGAGGAGAAGGAAAAGCTTGAAGAGCAGAATGTGCTTagattgaaaaaagaaagggaTCATAGTAGTATTGAGATTTCTGCATTGAAACAAGAATTAGAAATGGAAAAAAAGACACATATACTACACTGCTTGAAATTGGAAGCACAGGTTGAGGACACTAAAGTTGAGTCAGATCGGAAGTTAAAGGAACTTGAGTGCCTTTTAATAGATTCAAAGAAGAAGGTGAAAGAACTAGAATCATTTTCTGAATCCAAATATCAAAGATGGAAAAAGAAGGAATCTACTTATCAGAACTTCATAGATTACCAGTTTGCAGCTATACAG GATATAAGGGTAGCTTTTGAGTCCATAAAACATGAAGTCTTGAAGACGAAAGGGAGTTATGCGGAGGAATTTAATCACTTGG GGCTAAACCTAAAAGGGCTTGCAGATGCTGCTGAGAATTACCATTCGGTTCTGGCAGAAAATCGAAAATTGTACAGTGAAGTTCAGGACTTAAAAG GAAATATTAGAGTATATTGCCGGATAAGACCATTCCTTCCAGGCCAGACTAAGAAGCAAACAACATTAGAATTTGTTGGTGACAATGGTGAGTTGGTGGTTTCAAATCCCGTAAGGCAAGGAAAAGACACTCATCGGCTCTTCAAGTTTAACAAAGTTTTTGGTCCAGAAGCCACTCAAG AGGAGGTATTCTTAGATACACAACCATTAATACGATCTGTTCTTGATGGATACAACGTTTGTATATTTGCTTATGGACAGACTGGATCAGGGAAGACCTATACAATG AGTGGGCCTTGTATAGCATCAAGAGAAGATTGGGGTGTCAATTATCGAGCAGTGAATGATCTTTTCCAAATTTCTCAAAGTAGGAAGAATTGCATTATATATGATGTTGGTGTTCAGATGGTTGAGATTTATAATGAACAAGTTCGTGATCTACTGTCAAGTGATGGTCCACAAAAGAG ACTTGGGATTTGGAGTACCACCCAACCAAATGGGTTAGCTGTCCCTGAGGCAAGTATGCACTCTGTTAAATCAACCACAGATGTGTTGGAATTAATGAATATTGGGTTGATGAATAGAGCTGTAGGCGCTACTGCACTTAATGAAAGAAGTAGCAGATCGCACAG CGTTCTCACAGTTCATGTTTATGGCACCGATGTAAAATCTGGTGCCACTTTGCGTGGCAATCTACATTTGATAGACCTTGCTGGCAGTGAAAGGTTGGATCGCTCTGAAGCTACGGGTGATAGACTCAAGGAGGCACAGCATATAAACAAATCACTATCAGCTCTTGGAGATGTAATCTTTGCTCTGGCACAAAGGAGTCCTCATGTCCCATACAGAAATAGCAAATTAACTCAAGTCCTTCAGAGTTCTTTGG GTGGTCAAGCGAAGACCCTTATGTTTGTGCAGCTTAATCCTGATGCAGAGTCCTATTCTGAAACCATAAGTACCTTAAAGTTTGCTGAGAGAGTTTCTGGTGTTGAATTAGGCGCTGCAAAGAGCAACAAAGAGGGAAGGGATGTTAAAGAACTTATGGAGCAG GTTTCATCTCTTAAGGACACAATTGCAaagaaagatgaagagattGAGCACTTGCGGGTTAAGGCTAATAATGCCAACAGTGCAAAGCAACTTATGAGCTCACTTAGACATTCATCTTCCTCTCCATCTCCAAGGAGAAAATCTGTAGGGAGTCCTCTCTTAAGCAGAAGATTGTCAATGGGGAAAGGCCTGGGAGTAACTGATAAAGCAGCTTCTGATATGGACAACTCCTCTGAGTTCAGTGATAAGCATTCTGATGGTAGTTCTCATCATTCAATGGAGGACTGTAAAGGCCAGAAGATATCTCCCTCACAATCAAAGCTTGCTGTAGAGGACTCAAGTCAGAATGTAACTGAAGACCTTGAGCTCTTGGGGTTTGGGGAGGCAGATTCAGAGGAAAGATTAAGTGACATATCTGATGGTGGCCTTTCAATGGGGACCGAAACTGATGGTTCAACCAGTGTGGTAGAGTTCACTCTTTTCCCTGAAACTGCAAAACCAGCGGTGAAATCAGACAACACAGAAAA ACCCAGTTGCCCATCCAGCCTTCCAAAGCCCCTGCCAAACCGAAAGGTGGTGCAACTTAGACCTTCTTGTCTGTCATTGACCAAGGCAACAAAAGCCTCCTCCTCAAGGATCTTAACAA GTGTCAAGAAACCAACTCCTAGCAGTTCTTCGACCAGGTTTCCAAAACGATGGCAGTAA
- the LOC123212067 gene encoding kinesin-like protein KIN-14J isoform X2: MVEGNGLSIVVEWLNDMIPHLSLPPEASEEELRTCLIDGTVLCHILNKLCPGLVDVGVSSEPGPAKVHQFLAAMDELGLPRFEPSVLEQGYMKPVLQCLIILRASFDSYDEEDNIQNHSRKKWSVPRVDLIEGTDCFRGSVGTYDISDLKISELINSRSLDNASTKSLFSVVNQILDERIERKNGDVPQHVACLLREVVQLIEKRMAIQAQNFKNQNNLYRACEEKYQLRIRVLETLAMASTEENRIVVNQLGQLKADKTKMEEKEKLEEQNVLRLKKERDHSSIEISALKQELEMEKKTHILHCLKLEAQVEDTKVESDRKLKELECLLIDSKKKVKELESFSESKYQRWKKKESTYQNFIDYQFAAIQDIRVAFESIKHEVLKTKGSYAEEFNHLGLNLKGLADAAENYHSVLAENRKLYSEVQDLKGNIRVYCRIRPFLPGQTKKQTTLEFVGDNGELVVSNPVRQGKDTHRLFKFNKVFGPEATQEEVFLDTQPLIRSVLDGYNVCIFAYGQTGSGKTYTMSGPCIASREDWGVNYRAVNDLFQISQSRKNCIIYDVGVQMVEIYNEQVRDLLSSDGPQKRLGIWSTTQPNGLAVPEASMHSVKSTTDVLELMNIGLMNRAVGATALNERSSRSHSVLTVHVYGTDVKSGATLRGNLHLIDLAGSERLDRSEATGDRLKEAQHINKSLSALGDVIFALAQRSPHVPYRNSKLTQVLQSSLGGQAKTLMFVQLNPDAESYSETISTLKFAERVSGVELGAAKSNKEGRDVKELMEQVSSLKDTIAKKDEEIEHLRVKANNANSAKQLMSSLRHSSSSPSPRRKSVGSPLLSRRLSMGKGLGVTDKAASDMDNSSEFSDKHSDGSSHHSMEDCKGQKISPSQSKLAVEDSSQNVTEDLELLGFGEADSEERLSDISDGGLSMGTETDGSTSVVEFTLFPETAKPAVKSDNTEKPSCPSSLPKPLPNRKVVQLRPSCLSLTKATKASSSRILTSVKKPTPSSSSTRFPKRWQ, translated from the exons ATGGTTGAAG GTAATGGGCTATCAATTGTAGTGGAGTGGTTAAATGATATGATTCCTCATTTGAGTTTGCCACCGGAGGCTTCAGAGGAGGAATTGAGAACATGCTTGATTGATGGAACAGTCTTGTGTCATATCTTGAACAAGCTATGCCCCGGTTTAGTTGATGTG GGGGTCAGTAGTGAGCCGGGTCCTGCAAAAGTCCACCAGTTTCTGGCAGCTATGGATGAGTTGGGATTACCCAGGTTTGAACCATCAGTGCTAGAACAG GGATATATGAAGCCAGTTTTGCAGTGCCTTATAATACTTAGGGCAAGTTTTGATTCCTACGATGAGGAAGACAACATCCAAAATCATTCAAGAAAGAAGTGGAGTGTTCCAAGGGTAGATCTTATAGAGGGAACTGACTGCTTTAGAGGGAGTGTAGGAACATATG ATATTTCTGATTTGAAGATTTCGGAACTCATAAATTCAAGGAGTTTAGAT AATGCCTCAACTAAATCACTGTTCAGTGTTGTGAATCAAATTCTGGATGAACGCATTGAAAGAAAGAATGGGGATGTACCTCAA CATGTGGCATGTCTGCTGAGAGAGGTTGTGCAACTCATTGAAAAACGAATGGCAATTCAAGCacagaattttaaaaat CAAAACAATCTTTACAGGGCTTGTGAGGAAAAGTACCAATTAAGAATCAGAGTGCTTGAGACCCTGGCAATGGCGTCTACTGAAGAGAATCGG ATTGTTGTAAATCAACTTGGGCAACTAAAG GCTGACAAAACCAAAATGGAGGAGAAGGAAAAGCTTGAAGAGCAGAATGTGCTTagattgaaaaaagaaagggaTCATAGTAGTATTGAGATTTCTGCATTGAAACAAGAATTAGAAATGGAAAAAAAGACACATATACTACACTGCTTGAAATTGGAAGCACAGGTTGAGGACACTAAAGTTGAGTCAGATCGGAAGTTAAAGGAACTTGAGTGCCTTTTAATAGATTCAAAGAAGAAGGTGAAAGAACTAGAATCATTTTCTGAATCCAAATATCAAAGATGGAAAAAGAAGGAATCTACTTATCAGAACTTCATAGATTACCAGTTTGCAGCTATACAG GATATAAGGGTAGCTTTTGAGTCCATAAAACATGAAGTCTTGAAGACGAAAGGGAGTTATGCGGAGGAATTTAATCACTTGG GGCTAAACCTAAAAGGGCTTGCAGATGCTGCTGAGAATTACCATTCGGTTCTGGCAGAAAATCGAAAATTGTACAGTGAAGTTCAGGACTTAAAAG GAAATATTAGAGTATATTGCCGGATAAGACCATTCCTTCCAGGCCAGACTAAGAAGCAAACAACATTAGAATTTGTTGGTGACAATGGTGAGTTGGTGGTTTCAAATCCCGTAAGGCAAGGAAAAGACACTCATCGGCTCTTCAAGTTTAACAAAGTTTTTGGTCCAGAAGCCACTCAAG AGGAGGTATTCTTAGATACACAACCATTAATACGATCTGTTCTTGATGGATACAACGTTTGTATATTTGCTTATGGACAGACTGGATCAGGGAAGACCTATACAATG AGTGGGCCTTGTATAGCATCAAGAGAAGATTGGGGTGTCAATTATCGAGCAGTGAATGATCTTTTCCAAATTTCTCAAAGTAGGAAGAATTGCATTATATATGATGTTGGTGTTCAGATGGTTGAGATTTATAATGAACAAGTTCGTGATCTACTGTCAAGTGATGGTCCACAAAAGAG ACTTGGGATTTGGAGTACCACCCAACCAAATGGGTTAGCTGTCCCTGAGGCAAGTATGCACTCTGTTAAATCAACCACAGATGTGTTGGAATTAATGAATATTGGGTTGATGAATAGAGCTGTAGGCGCTACTGCACTTAATGAAAGAAGTAGCAGATCGCACAG CGTTCTCACAGTTCATGTTTATGGCACCGATGTAAAATCTGGTGCCACTTTGCGTGGCAATCTACATTTGATAGACCTTGCTGGCAGTGAAAGGTTGGATCGCTCTGAAGCTACGGGTGATAGACTCAAGGAGGCACAGCATATAAACAAATCACTATCAGCTCTTGGAGATGTAATCTTTGCTCTGGCACAAAGGAGTCCTCATGTCCCATACAGAAATAGCAAATTAACTCAAGTCCTTCAGAGTTCTTTGG GTGGTCAAGCGAAGACCCTTATGTTTGTGCAGCTTAATCCTGATGCAGAGTCCTATTCTGAAACCATAAGTACCTTAAAGTTTGCTGAGAGAGTTTCTGGTGTTGAATTAGGCGCTGCAAAGAGCAACAAAGAGGGAAGGGATGTTAAAGAACTTATGGAGCAG GTTTCATCTCTTAAGGACACAATTGCAaagaaagatgaagagattGAGCACTTGCGGGTTAAGGCTAATAATGCCAACAGTGCAAAGCAACTTATGAGCTCACTTAGACATTCATCTTCCTCTCCATCTCCAAGGAGAAAATCTGTAGGGAGTCCTCTCTTAAGCAGAAGATTGTCAATGGGGAAAGGCCTGGGAGTAACTGATAAAGCAGCTTCTGATATGGACAACTCCTCTGAGTTCAGTGATAAGCATTCTGATGGTAGTTCTCATCATTCAATGGAGGACTGTAAAGGCCAGAAGATATCTCCCTCACAATCAAAGCTTGCTGTAGAGGACTCAAGTCAGAATGTAACTGAAGACCTTGAGCTCTTGGGGTTTGGGGAGGCAGATTCAGAGGAAAGATTAAGTGACATATCTGATGGTGGCCTTTCAATGGGGACCGAAACTGATGGTTCAACCAGTGTGGTAGAGTTCACTCTTTTCCCTGAAACTGCAAAACCAGCGGTGAAATCAGACAACACAGAAAA ACCCAGTTGCCCATCCAGCCTTCCAAAGCCCCTGCCAAACCGAAAGGTGGTGCAACTTAGACCTTCTTGTCTGTCATTGACCAAGGCAACAAAAGCCTCCTCCTCAAGGATCTTAACAA GTGTCAAGAAACCAACTCCTAGCAGTTCTTCGACCAGGTTTCCAAAACGATGGCAGTAA